Within the Nasonia vitripennis strain AsymCx chromosome 3 unlocalized genomic scaffold, Nvit_psr_1.1 chr3_random0005, whole genome shotgun sequence genome, the region ACAGAAATCAATGGATAATTATGTAATAGTTGAAAAAGATAAAGATCTGAAAGTCTTGAAAAAAGTACTCTAAACCACGAAGAGATAGAAAAGGAAAGCGAAACAAGTGAAACACGAGAAGACGAAATGAAGGAAGATGCGCACGAtacaataaatgaaaaaaaaaccgaaTATGATAACCAGAACTTGAATGAAACGGAGGAGATGAAAGAAAATGATCTGCAAAAAGAAAAGGATctgcagaaaaaaaatgatctgCAGGAAGAAAAGGATCTGCAGGAAGAAACTGATCTGCAGAAAGAAAGTAGTACACAAGAAGAGAAGACGACTGTAAAAAGTAAGGAGGTAAAGCAACGTGGAAAATCCCTGAAACATAAAGAAAAATCTTctaacaaaaaattcaaaaagcaagaagaaaaagaggaaacttttaagaaagaaaacaaaaacttaaagaaaaaagtatCAGAATTAGAGAATAAGTTGAGAACAGAAAAAGATATTAAAGAATCTTTAAA harbors:
- the LOC116416704 gene encoding sporulation protein cse15-like — its product is MKEDAHDTINEKKTEYDNQNLNETEEMKENDLQKEKDLQKKNDLQEEKDLQEETDLQKESSTQEEKTTVKSKEVKQRGKSLKHKEKSSNKKFKKQEEKEETFKKENKNLKKKVSELENKLRTEKDIKESLKQECEELRKKNMDLQEKVINRMDEFGIFEYYLKTEKLLSPVEIEDQKREVGAWIAAKMWDLNRPPRKP